One Streptomyces sp. R28 DNA window includes the following coding sequences:
- a CDS encoding Na+/H+ antiporter: MDVMPLLLLVAGSAAVAAAARRSPVPAPLLLVAAGLAVSYVPGVPEYTLDPHIVLPLVLPPLLHSAATDSSYLDLRAQMRPVMLLSVGYVLFATFTVGWAAYLVVPDLPLTAALVLGAVVAPPDAVAATAVARRVGLPSRITTILQGESLVNDATAITAYRVALAAAVGEGATWAGGIGEFLLAALGGIGMGLVLMVPIHWLRTHVREVLLQNTLSLLIPFVAYAAAEQVHASGVLAVVVVALYLGHRAWEVDFATRLQEEAVWKMVAFVLESAVFALIGLQLPVVLKGLGEYEGGRAAWYAIAVFVVVVVSRFVWVYPATFLPRMLSARIREREDNPTWKGPFIISWAGMRGVVSLAIAFSIPLTVHGGEDFPERNLILFLTFTTVIGTLVVQGVTLPSLVRLLKLPGRDAQAETLAEANAQAQASRVAELRLEELLADERNALPAPLADSLRAVLERRRNSVWERLGQANPVTGESVDDTYRRLSREVIGTERTMFVRLRDARHIDDEMLRTLLRRLDLEEAAAYREAG; the protein is encoded by the coding sequence ATGGACGTGATGCCGCTGCTGTTGCTGGTGGCGGGCAGTGCCGCGGTGGCCGCGGCCGCCCGGCGGTCCCCCGTGCCGGCGCCGCTGCTGCTCGTCGCCGCAGGGCTCGCGGTGTCGTACGTGCCGGGCGTGCCCGAGTACACCCTCGACCCGCACATCGTCCTGCCGCTGGTGCTGCCCCCGCTGCTGCACAGCGCGGCGACGGACAGCTCGTATCTCGATCTGCGGGCCCAGATGCGGCCCGTGATGCTGCTGTCGGTGGGATACGTGCTCTTCGCGACCTTCACCGTCGGCTGGGCCGCGTATCTCGTCGTACCGGATCTGCCGCTGACCGCGGCGCTGGTGCTGGGGGCGGTGGTGGCGCCGCCGGACGCGGTCGCGGCGACGGCGGTCGCACGCCGGGTGGGGCTGCCGTCCCGGATCACCACGATCCTGCAGGGCGAGTCCCTGGTGAACGACGCCACCGCGATCACCGCCTACCGCGTGGCGCTCGCGGCCGCCGTCGGAGAGGGCGCCACCTGGGCCGGCGGCATCGGCGAGTTCCTGCTCGCGGCGCTCGGCGGCATCGGCATGGGGCTGGTGCTGATGGTGCCGATCCACTGGCTGCGCACGCATGTGAGGGAAGTGCTGCTGCAGAACACGCTCTCGCTGCTCATCCCGTTCGTCGCGTACGCGGCCGCCGAGCAGGTGCACGCCTCCGGGGTGCTGGCGGTCGTGGTCGTCGCGCTGTACCTGGGGCACCGCGCGTGGGAGGTCGACTTCGCCACCAGGCTCCAGGAGGAGGCGGTGTGGAAGATGGTCGCGTTCGTGCTGGAGTCGGCCGTGTTCGCGCTCATCGGACTGCAGCTGCCGGTGGTCCTCAAGGGCCTCGGGGAGTACGAGGGCGGACGCGCCGCCTGGTATGCGATCGCCGTCTTCGTCGTGGTCGTCGTCTCACGGTTCGTGTGGGTGTATCCGGCGACCTTCCTGCCGCGCATGCTGTCGGCGCGGATCCGGGAGCGTGAGGACAACCCGACCTGGAAGGGGCCGTTCATCATCTCGTGGGCCGGGATGCGGGGCGTGGTCTCGCTGGCCATCGCCTTCTCGATCCCGCTCACGGTGCACGGCGGAGAGGACTTCCCCGAGCGCAACCTCATCCTCTTCCTGACCTTCACCACGGTCATCGGCACGCTGGTCGTCCAGGGTGTCACGCTGCCGTCACTGGTCCGGCTCCTGAAACTCCCCGGGCGGGACGCACAGGCCGAGACCCTCGCCGAGGCGAACGCCCAGGCGCAGGCCTCCCGTGTCGCCGAGCTACGCCTGGAGGAACTCCTCGCCGACGAACGCAACGCGCTCCCGGCCCCACTGGCCGACAGCCTGCGGGCCGTCCTGGAACGGCGCCGCAACTCCGTCTGGGAACGGCTGGGCCAGGCCAACCCGGTCACCGGCGAGTCCGTCGACGACACCTACCGGCGGCTGTCCCGTGAGGTGATCGGCACCGAGCGCACGATGTTCGTGAGGCTGCGAGACGCTCGCCATATCGACGACGAGATGCTGCGGACGCTGCTGCGCAGACTCGACCTGGAGGAGGCCGCGGCCTATCGGGAGGCAGGGTGA
- the fxsT gene encoding FxSxx-COOH system tetratricopeptide repeat protein, whose protein sequence is MAGTSQRFFISYAGADRLWAEWVGWHLERDGHRVELDVWDWRTGDDFVRRMDQGLEKADAVVALFSKSYFEVGRWTQEERSAVVARRDRVLPLAVEPLTNNDVDPMFAAKVRMNLHGLDEAAAIEALRAAVSGTGRPTERPAFPGNRPEAPDGSAGPATPSVPEGPRPPLPGDTDEPEVWNVRRRNRDFSGREAQMVELRDGLLSGRQSVVHALHGMGGIGKTQIALEYAHRFASQYDLVWWIDAEQSDQIPIHYTELADRIGVALAEAGAEHNARMLLQHLRTRPRWLIILDNAEDPDQIEPWLPEGPGHVLITSRNPNWRRLARPTALDVFSRADSLAYLRSRISGITDDQADTLAREVGDLPLALAQAAGVIENGTTVDLYRRLLNDSTSRILREGDVPDYPVPLAAAVGIAVEGLDDRHPDAAALLRIAAFLGPEPIPTEWLVVARPWLSTMPGDPDDLLWTRAALEPLRRYGLARIDGEALQLHRLTQAVLRDQVDPAQAEAIQDDAAAVLAGVDPGDPDSPADWPTWVSLTSHLISQHIDITHRPELRAMLRNAMHFLIRSAQPRSVAELAATLREAWTTQLGPDHPDVLTCTQYLGHATMELGDIRGARPIIEDALVRRRRTLGDDDPDTLQSANDLSVILSSLGEYQQSLRIDQDTLARRRRVLGDEHTETLLSASNLAATLNKVGEHVAARDMDEDTLARCRRVLGDDHPETLRSALNLAGSLSALGDVTEARRLEEETLARCRSTLGDDHHLTMFAVECVATTLNVLGKHGEARSMFEDAFARRRRTSGDEHPETLRVASHLGVTLGMRHEHEEARRLLADVVARQRHVLGPDHPDTLYSAHSLAAALRGSRQHEEARRLLEDTLARRRCVLGEDHPETLRSAHNLGIALCQLRSFAAGASLLEDVRARRRRVLGDDHEDTQGTTRSLAAVYRDMGLHRKAQKLTAKKTTKRRFTRKSR, encoded by the coding sequence ATGGCCGGCACCTCACAGCGGTTCTTCATCAGTTACGCGGGGGCGGACCGGCTGTGGGCCGAGTGGGTGGGGTGGCATCTCGAACGGGACGGCCATCGCGTCGAGCTCGACGTATGGGACTGGCGGACCGGGGACGACTTCGTCCGGCGGATGGACCAGGGGCTGGAGAAGGCGGACGCCGTCGTGGCTCTGTTCTCCAAGTCGTACTTCGAGGTCGGGCGTTGGACCCAGGAGGAGCGGTCCGCGGTCGTCGCCCGTCGGGACCGGGTCCTTCCGCTCGCGGTGGAACCCCTGACCAACAACGACGTCGACCCCATGTTCGCCGCGAAGGTGCGCATGAACCTGCACGGGCTGGACGAGGCCGCGGCCATCGAGGCATTGCGGGCCGCGGTGAGCGGGACGGGTCGGCCGACCGAGCGTCCGGCGTTTCCGGGAAACCGTCCCGAGGCGCCGGACGGATCTGCCGGGCCCGCGACGCCCTCGGTGCCCGAGGGGCCCAGGCCGCCGCTGCCCGGCGACACCGACGAGCCCGAGGTGTGGAACGTACGCCGCCGCAACCGCGACTTCTCCGGGCGCGAGGCCCAGATGGTCGAGCTCAGGGACGGTCTGCTCAGCGGGCGGCAGTCCGTCGTGCACGCGCTGCACGGGATGGGCGGGATCGGCAAGACGCAGATCGCCCTGGAGTACGCCCACCGGTTCGCCAGCCAGTACGACCTGGTGTGGTGGATCGACGCGGAGCAGAGCGACCAGATCCCGATCCACTACACGGAGCTGGCCGACCGGATCGGCGTCGCTCTCGCCGAAGCCGGTGCCGAGCACAACGCCCGGATGCTGCTGCAGCACCTGCGCACCCGGCCCCGATGGCTGATCATCCTGGACAACGCCGAGGACCCCGATCAGATCGAACCGTGGCTGCCCGAGGGCCCCGGACACGTCCTGATCACCTCACGCAACCCCAACTGGCGCCGCCTGGCCCGCCCGACGGCCCTCGACGTGTTCTCGCGGGCCGACTCGCTCGCCTACCTCAGGAGCCGGATCTCCGGCATCACCGACGACCAGGCGGACACGCTGGCCAGAGAGGTCGGCGATCTTCCGCTGGCTCTCGCGCAGGCCGCGGGCGTGATCGAGAACGGCACGACCGTCGACCTCTATCGGCGGCTCCTGAACGACAGCACGAGCCGGATCCTGCGCGAGGGTGACGTCCCCGACTATCCGGTGCCGCTGGCCGCCGCGGTCGGCATCGCCGTCGAGGGCCTCGACGACAGGCATCCCGACGCCGCGGCGCTGCTGCGGATCGCCGCGTTCCTCGGGCCCGAGCCGATCCCCACCGAGTGGCTGGTGGTCGCGCGGCCCTGGTTGTCCACGATGCCGGGCGACCCCGACGACCTGTTGTGGACGCGGGCCGCCCTCGAACCGCTGCGCCGCTACGGCCTCGCCCGCATCGACGGTGAGGCTCTGCAACTGCATCGCCTGACGCAGGCCGTGCTCCGCGACCAGGTCGATCCGGCGCAGGCCGAGGCCATCCAGGACGACGCGGCGGCCGTCTTGGCCGGTGTCGACCCGGGAGATCCCGACTCTCCGGCCGACTGGCCCACCTGGGTGAGCCTGACGTCTCACCTGATCTCGCAGCACATCGACATCACTCACCGGCCCGAGCTGCGCGCGATGCTTCGCAACGCGATGCACTTCCTGATCCGTAGCGCCCAGCCACGGAGTGTCGCCGAACTCGCCGCCACCCTGCGAGAGGCGTGGACCACGCAGTTGGGCCCCGATCATCCCGACGTCCTGACCTGCACGCAGTACCTCGGCCACGCGACCATGGAGCTCGGCGACATCCGGGGAGCCCGACCGATCATCGAGGACGCCCTTGTACGCCGGCGTCGGACGCTGGGGGACGACGACCCCGACACCCTGCAGTCCGCCAACGACCTCTCCGTGATTCTTTCCTCTCTCGGTGAGTATCAGCAATCACTGCGTATCGACCAGGACACCCTGGCGCGTCGGCGCCGTGTTCTCGGCGACGAGCACACCGAGACCCTTCTGTCCGCCAGCAATCTGGCCGCAACCCTCAACAAGGTGGGTGAGCACGTCGCAGCACGCGACATGGACGAGGACACGCTGGCCCGCTGCCGTCGGGTGCTCGGCGACGACCACCCGGAGACGCTCCGGTCCGCGCTGAATCTCGCCGGTTCCCTCAGTGCGCTCGGTGATGTGACCGAGGCCCGTCGCCTGGAGGAGGAGACTCTGGCCCGATGCCGGAGCACACTCGGCGACGACCACCATCTGACCATGTTCGCTGTTGAGTGCGTTGCCACCACTCTCAATGTCCTGGGCAAACACGGCGAGGCTCGGAGCATGTTCGAGGACGCCTTCGCCCGGCGTCGCCGTACTTCCGGTGACGAGCACCCCGAGACTCTCAGGGTCGCGTCCCATCTTGGCGTCACCCTGGGCATGCGGCATGAGCACGAAGAGGCTCGCCGCTTGCTCGCGGACGTTGTCGCTCGGCAGCGCCACGTTCTTGGTCCGGATCACCCCGATACGCTGTACTCCGCGCATAGTCTCGCCGCAGCCCTGCGCGGGTCGCGTCAGCACGAAGAAGCCCGTCGCCTGCTCGAGGACACACTCGCCCGGCGTCGCTGTGTCCTTGGTGAGGATCACCCCGAGACCCTCAGGTCGGCTCACAACCTCGGCATCGCACTGTGCCAACTGCGCTCCTTCGCGGCGGGCGCGTCGTTGCTGGAAGACGTACGTGCCCGGCGTAGGCGCGTCCTCGGTGACGATCACGAGGACACCCAGGGCACCACCCGATCCCTCGCCGCGGTCTACAGGGACATGGGGCTCCATCGCAAAGCCCAGAAACTGACGGCGAAGAAGACGACAAAGCGCCGCTTCACCAGAAAGTCCCGCTAG
- a CDS encoding 1-aminocyclopropane-1-carboxylate deaminase/D-cysteine desulfhydrase — protein sequence MTSPDLTALHPRLPSPLQEAADERFTRRGVRLLLKRDDLIHPELIGNKWRKLAPNLAVAAGRPIVTFGGAYSNHLRATAAAGRLLGVPTVGVVRGEELAERPLNPSLARCVADGMRLHFVDRSTYRRKTDPRTQAAVLHAAGAQGAYVVPEGGSNALAVRGCRALGEELRGQADVAAIACGTGGTLAGLAAGLDPGQRALGIPVLKGGFLGDDVRGLQAEAFGGPRGDWWLDERFHFGGYARTTSELDAFAEDFEERHGVPVERLYVAKLLYGLVVLAEEGKFGAGDVVVAVVTGAPFGG from the coding sequence GTGACCAGCCCCGACCTCACCGCCCTCCACCCACGGCTCCCCTCCCCTTTGCAGGAGGCGGCCGACGAGCGGTTCACGCGTCGTGGCGTCCGTCTGCTCCTCAAGCGCGACGACCTGATCCACCCGGAGCTGATTGGCAACAAGTGGCGCAAGCTCGCGCCGAACCTGGCGGTCGCGGCCGGTCGCCCGATCGTCACCTTCGGCGGCGCCTACTCCAACCACCTGCGCGCCACCGCCGCCGCCGGCCGGCTCCTCGGCGTGCCCACGGTCGGTGTGGTGCGCGGCGAGGAACTGGCCGAACGGCCACTGAATCCGTCCCTCGCGCGGTGCGTGGCCGACGGTATGCGGCTGCATTTCGTCGACAGATCGACGTACCGCCGCAAGACCGACCCGCGAACGCAGGCGGCCGTCCTGCACGCCGCGGGTGCGCAGGGGGCGTACGTCGTCCCGGAAGGCGGCAGCAACGCCCTTGCCGTACGGGGGTGCCGGGCCCTCGGCGAGGAGCTGCGCGGGCAGGCCGATGTCGCCGCGATCGCGTGCGGGACGGGCGGGACGCTGGCAGGGCTGGCCGCGGGGCTCGACCCCGGTCAGCGGGCCCTGGGCATTCCCGTCCTCAAAGGCGGCTTCCTCGGCGACGACGTACGGGGCCTGCAGGCCGAGGCGTTCGGTGGTCCGCGCGGTGACTGGTGGCTGGACGAGCGGTTCCATTTCGGTGGGTACGCCCGTACGACATCCGAGCTCGACGCCTTCGCCGAGGACTTCGAGGAACGGCATGGGGTGCCGGTGGAGCGTCTCTATGTCGCCAAATTGCTGTACGGGCTCGTGGTGTTGGCAGAGGAAGGGAAGTTCGGGGCGGGGGACGTGGTGGTTGCCGTGGTGACCGGGGCGCCGTTCGGCGGGTGA
- a CDS encoding N-acetylmuramoyl-L-alanine amidase, which produces MASPMSASTFLERLRAEGATVVEVGDWEHHNRNHVGPWGPVHGVMIHHTVTTGSAHTVELCRDGYEGLPGPLCHGVITKDGRVHLVGYGRANHAGLGDDDVLRAVIAEKALPPDNEANTDGNRHFYGFECENLGDGQDPWPEPQLEAIERVSAAICRHHGWTERSVIGHLEWQPGKVDPRGFTMTWMRERIRERLK; this is translated from the coding sequence ATGGCCTCACCCATGTCCGCGAGCACATTCCTGGAGAGACTCCGGGCGGAGGGCGCGACGGTCGTCGAGGTCGGCGACTGGGAGCACCACAACCGCAACCACGTCGGTCCCTGGGGGCCCGTCCACGGCGTGATGATCCACCACACGGTGACCACGGGCAGCGCGCACACGGTGGAACTCTGCCGCGACGGCTACGAAGGGCTGCCGGGCCCGCTGTGCCACGGCGTCATCACCAAGGACGGCAGGGTCCACCTCGTCGGCTACGGCCGCGCCAACCACGCCGGCCTCGGCGACGACGACGTACTGCGCGCGGTCATCGCGGAAAAGGCCCTGCCTCCCGACAACGAGGCCAACACCGACGGCAACCGCCACTTCTACGGCTTCGAGTGCGAGAACCTGGGTGACGGCCAGGATCCGTGGCCGGAGCCCCAGCTGGAGGCGATCGAACGCGTCTCGGCGGCCATCTGCCGCCATCACGGGTGGACGGAACGGTCGGTGATCGGACATCTGGAATGGCAGCCCGGGAAGGTGGATCCGCGGGGGTTCACGATGACGTGGATGCGGGAGCGGATCCGGGAGCGGCTCAAGTAG
- a CDS encoding family 2B encapsulin nanocompartment shell protein, translated as MSVGEEVRTEQDKPQQSLGTAAARNLATTTKSAPQMQEISSRWLLRMLPWVNVQGGTYRVNRRLTYAVGDGRITFVKTGDRVEVIPVELTELPALRSYEDEEVLSELAQRCQQREFAAGNVIASFGSQADEVYLLAHGRVERVGTGPYGEDESLGVLADGAYLGDQALLDSGAIWEYTARAVTACTVLVLSRQDVEQVAERADSLREHLEALRAIPEQRTNKYGEKEIDLAAGHSGEPDIPHTFVDYEARPREYELSVAQTVLRIHTRVADLYNQPMNQTEQQLRLTVEALKERQEHELINNREFGLLNNCEYDQRLQPHDGVPSPDDMDELLCRRRGTKLFLAHPRAISAFGRELNKRGLVPETVEMAGNRIPTWRGVPIFPCNKIPVTDARTTSIIAMRTGEAEQGVVGLQQAGIPDEIEPSLSCRFMGINEQAIIKYLVTAYYSAAVLVPDALGVLENVEIGRWR; from the coding sequence ATGTCGGTAGGCGAAGAGGTCCGCACGGAGCAGGACAAGCCGCAGCAGAGTCTCGGTACCGCGGCGGCGCGGAACCTGGCCACCACGACCAAGTCCGCACCCCAGATGCAGGAGATCAGCTCCCGCTGGCTGCTGCGCATGCTGCCTTGGGTGAATGTGCAGGGCGGCACGTACCGGGTGAACCGGCGTCTGACGTACGCCGTGGGGGACGGCCGCATCACGTTCGTGAAGACCGGCGACCGGGTCGAGGTCATCCCCGTCGAGCTGACCGAACTGCCCGCGCTGCGGTCGTACGAGGACGAAGAGGTGCTCTCCGAGCTCGCCCAGCGCTGCCAGCAGCGGGAGTTCGCGGCGGGGAACGTGATCGCGTCGTTCGGCAGCCAGGCCGACGAGGTGTATCTGCTGGCCCACGGCAGGGTGGAGCGGGTCGGCACGGGTCCGTACGGGGAGGACGAGTCCCTGGGCGTCCTCGCCGACGGGGCCTACCTCGGCGACCAGGCGCTGCTCGACTCGGGCGCGATCTGGGAGTACACGGCCCGTGCGGTCACCGCGTGCACGGTGCTCGTCCTGTCCCGCCAGGATGTCGAGCAGGTCGCCGAGCGCGCCGACTCCCTGCGCGAGCACCTCGAAGCGCTGCGGGCGATCCCCGAACAGCGCACCAACAAGTACGGCGAGAAGGAGATCGACCTCGCCGCCGGCCACAGCGGCGAGCCCGACATCCCGCACACCTTCGTCGACTACGAGGCCAGGCCCCGTGAGTACGAACTGAGCGTCGCCCAGACCGTGCTGCGCATCCACACCCGCGTGGCCGACCTCTACAACCAGCCGATGAACCAGACCGAGCAGCAGCTCCGGCTGACCGTGGAGGCCCTCAAGGAGCGCCAGGAGCACGAGCTCATCAACAACCGCGAGTTCGGGCTGCTCAACAACTGCGAGTACGACCAGCGGCTCCAGCCGCACGACGGCGTGCCCAGCCCGGACGACATGGACGAGCTGCTCTGCCGGCGACGTGGCACCAAACTGTTCCTCGCCCACCCGCGCGCGATCTCCGCGTTCGGGCGTGAGCTGAACAAGCGCGGGCTGGTCCCCGAGACCGTCGAGATGGCCGGTAACCGCATCCCCACCTGGCGCGGGGTACCGATCTTCCCCTGCAACAAGATCCCGGTCACCGACGCCCGTACGACCTCGATCATCGCCATGCGTACCGGCGAGGCGGAGCAGGGCGTCGTCGGGCTCCAGCAGGCCGGCATCCCGGACGAGATCGAGCCGAGCCTGTCCTGCCGCTTCATGGGCATCAACGAACAGGCCATCATCAAGTACCTGGTGACGGCCTACTACTCGGCCGCGGTCCTGGTGCCGGACGCTCTCGGTGTGCTGGAGAACGTCGAGATCGGGCGCTGGCGGTGA
- a CDS encoding family 2 encapsulin nanocompartment cargo protein polyprenyl transferase: MGEFMTETEQRPAGVRPSTETLERRRPIAIDTDDGPSPLDGPEAAVILERVRASVDPELRAAIESLPPSMRRVALYHFGWEHPDGTPAAGNAGKAIRPALVLTAAAALGGPAARAAAVRAAVAVELVHNFTLLHDDVMDRDTTRRHRPTAWAVFGDADAILAGDALQALALQLLAEDPHPASTPAAARLAACVVELCAGQHTDTAMEKRGPGDVGLDEVLGMAEAKTGALLGCACALGALYAGAADEDVAAMDAFGREAGLAFQLIDDVIGIWGDPSRSGKPAGADLAARKKSLPVVAALTSGGPAAAELAALYEMPYDKEDLQETALAVERAGGRDWAQAQAADRIARAMQELARAVPDPEAAGGLLALAEYVTRRSN; encoded by the coding sequence ATGGGTGAGTTCATGACGGAGACGGAGCAGCGTCCGGCCGGGGTGCGGCCGTCCACCGAGACACTCGAAAGGCGGAGGCCGATCGCGATCGACACCGACGATGGGCCGAGTCCGCTCGACGGGCCCGAGGCGGCGGTGATCCTGGAGCGCGTCCGGGCGTCGGTCGACCCCGAACTGCGCGCCGCCATCGAGTCGTTACCGCCTTCCATGCGCCGGGTCGCGCTCTACCACTTCGGGTGGGAGCACCCGGACGGCACCCCGGCGGCGGGCAACGCGGGCAAGGCGATCCGCCCCGCCCTCGTTCTCACCGCGGCCGCAGCCCTCGGCGGACCGGCGGCGCGGGCGGCGGCCGTACGGGCCGCTGTGGCGGTGGAACTGGTGCACAACTTCACGCTGTTGCACGACGACGTGATGGACCGGGACACCACCCGCCGGCACCGGCCCACCGCATGGGCGGTGTTCGGCGACGCCGACGCGATCCTCGCCGGGGACGCCCTCCAGGCGCTGGCCCTGCAACTGCTCGCCGAGGACCCGCATCCGGCGTCCACGCCCGCCGCCGCCCGTCTCGCGGCCTGCGTCGTCGAGCTGTGCGCCGGCCAGCACACGGACACGGCGATGGAGAAGCGGGGCCCCGGCGACGTCGGCCTCGACGAGGTGCTCGGCATGGCCGAGGCCAAGACCGGCGCGCTGCTCGGGTGCGCCTGTGCCCTCGGTGCGCTGTACGCGGGCGCGGCGGACGAGGACGTGGCGGCGATGGACGCGTTCGGCCGTGAGGCGGGGCTCGCCTTCCAGCTCATCGACGACGTGATCGGCATATGGGGCGACCCCAGCCGTAGCGGGAAACCGGCCGGCGCGGACCTCGCCGCCCGCAAGAAGTCCCTGCCGGTCGTCGCCGCCCTGACCTCCGGCGGTCCGGCGGCGGCGGAACTGGCCGCGCTGTACGAAATGCCGTACGACAAGGAGGACTTGCAGGAGACCGCTCTCGCCGTCGAGCGAGCGGGTGGCCGTGACTGGGCGCAGGCCCAGGCTGCCGACCGGATAGCCCGCGCCATGCAGGAACTGGCCCGCGCGGTCCCCGACCCGGAGGCGGCGGGCGGACTGCTGGCCCTGGCGGAGTACGTGACGCGGCGCAGCAACTGA
- a CDS encoding GNAT family N-acetyltransferase yields the protein MGVGIRAAGAEDRELVVRLLDAAFQDDPVSGWVFPGEEYRRTAHPKLMAAFTDIVFSVGRIDITEDGTACALWISVPAVEQEHDDEGPARLREDIDPENDRVELIGRLTAGIHPSGRAHEYLWMIATAPEHQGEGLGTALMNSVLDRCDRDGLPAYLEASSDRSRELYERLGFEPEGRPLDLPDGPRMWPMWREPRG from the coding sequence ATGGGTGTGGGGATCCGGGCGGCGGGCGCGGAGGACCGGGAGCTGGTGGTCCGGCTGCTGGACGCGGCCTTCCAGGACGATCCGGTCAGCGGCTGGGTGTTCCCGGGTGAGGAGTACCGGCGTACCGCACACCCCAAGCTCATGGCCGCGTTCACCGACATCGTGTTCTCTGTCGGCCGGATCGACATCACGGAGGACGGCACGGCGTGCGCGTTGTGGATATCCGTGCCGGCCGTCGAGCAGGAGCACGACGACGAAGGGCCCGCGCGGCTGCGCGAGGACATCGACCCGGAGAACGATCGGGTCGAGCTGATCGGCCGCCTGACAGCCGGTATCCATCCTTCCGGCCGCGCCCACGAGTACCTGTGGATGATCGCCACGGCACCCGAGCACCAGGGCGAGGGGCTCGGCACCGCGCTCATGAACTCGGTCCTCGACCGCTGCGACCGCGACGGCCTGCCCGCCTACCTGGAGGCGAGCAGTGACCGTAGCCGGGAGCTGTACGAGCGCCTCGGTTTCGAACCCGAGGGCCGTCCCCTCGACCTCCCGGACGGCCCCCGGATGTGGCCGATGTGGCGAGAGCCGCGCGGCTGA
- a CDS encoding TetR/AcrR family transcriptional regulator — MAGNPERRAALVDAGVEVLAREGARGLTFRAVDAEAGVPVGTASNYFTGRDDLLRQIDARLHVRLAPDPEVIAALLTRPKDRSLVTAFMHDLMARATGDRTGYLALLEMRLEANRRPELRTSFTKSVRGDLEEGMEFHRNAGLPGGDEVVTVLYLAMLGLLLEHLTLPDVLDGVLPGVGVPDGLVERIVQTVVPEG, encoded by the coding sequence ATGGCGGGCAATCCGGAGCGGCGAGCCGCGCTCGTCGACGCGGGCGTCGAGGTGCTCGCCCGCGAGGGTGCGCGCGGACTGACGTTCCGCGCGGTGGACGCCGAGGCGGGTGTGCCGGTCGGCACCGCCTCCAACTACTTCACCGGGCGCGACGACCTGCTCCGCCAGATCGACGCCCGGCTGCACGTGCGGCTGGCGCCCGACCCGGAGGTGATCGCCGCGCTGCTGACCCGGCCGAAGGACCGCTCCCTGGTCACCGCCTTCATGCACGACCTGATGGCCCGCGCGACCGGCGACCGGACGGGCTATCTGGCCCTGCTGGAGATGCGCCTGGAGGCCAACCGGCGCCCCGAACTGCGCACCTCCTTCACCAAGTCGGTGCGCGGCGACCTGGAGGAGGGCATGGAGTTCCACCGCAACGCCGGGCTGCCCGGCGGCGACGAGGTCGTCACCGTGCTCTATCTCGCGATGCTCGGACTGCTCCTGGAGCACCTGACGCTGCCGGACGTGCTGGACGGCGTCCTGCCCGGGGTCGGCGTGCCGGACGGGCTGGTCGAGCGGATCGTGCAGACGGTCGTACCCGAGGGGTAG
- a CDS encoding dihydrofolate reductase family protein yields MRKLTYFIACSLDGFIGDPSGDASAMLRFVDEEYLAFLRSAYPETLPTHGRRALGLGDLENKGFDTIIQGRGSYDLALKEGNTSPYAHLREYVASRTLTESPDANVEIIGDDLVAKVRELKAEDGEFGIYLCGGSQIAGELLDEIDELVIKTYPIVYGTGMPMFGSGFAVTEFTLDGVRTFGNGAVVRTYSRKR; encoded by the coding sequence TTGCGAAAGCTCACCTACTTCATCGCCTGCTCGCTCGACGGCTTCATCGGAGACCCGAGCGGAGACGCGTCGGCGATGCTCCGCTTCGTCGACGAGGAGTACCTCGCCTTCCTCAGGAGCGCATACCCGGAGACCCTGCCGACCCATGGCCGCCGGGCGCTCGGCCTCGGCGACCTGGAGAACAAGGGGTTCGACACGATCATCCAGGGCCGGGGCAGCTACGACCTGGCCCTGAAGGAGGGCAACACCAGCCCCTACGCCCATCTGCGCGAGTACGTCGCCTCGCGCACCCTGACCGAGTCGCCCGACGCGAACGTCGAGATCATCGGCGACGACCTGGTCGCCAAGGTGCGCGAACTCAAGGCGGAGGACGGTGAGTTCGGCATCTACCTGTGCGGAGGCTCGCAGATCGCGGGTGAACTGCTCGACGAGATCGACGAGCTCGTCATCAAGACCTACCCCATCGTGTACGGCACGGGCATGCCGATGTTCGGCTCGGGCTTCGCCGTCACGGAGTTCACCCTCGACGGGGTGCGGACGTTCGGCAACGGCGCCGTGGTCCGCACGTACAGCAGGAAGCGCTGA